A genomic region of Exiguobacterium sp. Helios contains the following coding sequences:
- a CDS encoding site-2 protease family protein, producing the protein MDKKRWGGLAVAGAFLLSKGKVLLALLKFSKFGGTLISFGISLLFYAQIFGVWFGVGLLYLLFIHEMGHLAAAKRLGFKTGPAIFVPFMGAVIGIKDTFRTPKQEAILAYGGPLAGLLSLIPLLIGYAVTGNDFWLVIFHLGALLNLFNLLPVSPLDGGRILAGLPIVVWVAGLAALIAYGVTHFSIILLLIAFLGGSAVWKRYRFAKQYEDNKSILMLYRAARSRVLQAKVEQEQLAATETVTDSTVDEPDDAPVSTYDPIAWSLRHDLQDLRSASPEEAKSAADDLLRYQYDSANDYDALLRRLDQRIEPLLEAEKSVEYHQMPKKQQTITLFAYLALGAILFIAFEYSKGYLPTPS; encoded by the coding sequence ATGGATAAAAAACGTTGGGGAGGCTTAGCCGTCGCCGGAGCATTTTTGCTCTCAAAAGGTAAAGTGCTGCTCGCTCTCTTAAAGTTCTCTAAATTCGGCGGGACGCTAATCTCGTTCGGTATCTCGTTATTGTTTTATGCACAAATTTTTGGCGTCTGGTTTGGTGTCGGATTGCTTTATCTCCTGTTCATTCATGAGATGGGGCATCTCGCAGCAGCCAAACGGCTTGGTTTCAAGACCGGACCGGCGATTTTCGTTCCGTTCATGGGAGCTGTCATCGGAATCAAGGATACGTTCCGGACCCCGAAACAAGAAGCAATTTTGGCATATGGCGGTCCGCTTGCCGGATTACTCTCCCTCATCCCGCTTTTGATCGGATACGCCGTGACGGGAAACGATTTTTGGCTTGTCATCTTCCATTTAGGGGCCTTGCTGAACCTGTTCAACCTGTTGCCCGTCAGTCCGCTTGACGGCGGACGGATTTTAGCCGGTCTGCCGATTGTCGTTTGGGTCGCCGGTCTCGCCGCCCTGATTGCATACGGTGTGACACACTTCAGCATCATCTTGTTATTGATCGCGTTTCTCGGCGGAAGTGCCGTCTGGAAGCGATACCGTTTTGCGAAACAATACGAAGACAATAAATCGATTTTAATGTTATACCGTGCTGCACGCAGCCGTGTCCTGCAAGCGAAAGTCGAACAGGAACAATTGGCAGCAACGGAAACTGTGACGGACTCGACCGTCGACGAACCGGACGATGCACCCGTTTCGACCTATGATCCGATCGCCTGGTCACTCCGACACGACCTCCAGGATTTACGGAGTGCAAGTCCGGAAGAAGCGAAAAGTGCTGCCGATGACTTGCTTCGTTACCAATATGATTCGGCTAATGATTACGATGCCTTGTTGCGTCGACTGGACCAGCGGATTGAACCGTTACTCGAAGCTGAAAAATCAGTTGAATACCATCAAATGCCGAAAAAACAACAGACGATTACGTTGTTCGCTTATCTGGCTCTTGGTGCAATTCTCTTCATCGCTTTTGAATATTCAAAAGGATATCTTCCGACGCCATCTTAA
- a CDS encoding MATE family efflux transporter, whose product MMNKNTARLGEAPINKLLIGLSLPAMIGMLVTALYNIVDTIFVAQGIGTVAVAAVGIAFPVQLVLMAISNSIGIGGAAIASQRLGQKNLAGASRAYANVLMTVFVVSMLAIITAFIFVEPLLQVFGATPEIMPYSIDFLRVLLLGSPFFMLTMASSAMLRAEGRASYQMRVMLTTVAINIVLTPLFIFGLDWGIQGAALGTVVAQIVGSVLIFRFFFTKAKKTSLVLDREAFRFDPKLVGRMGQIGSSSFIMQVSQSILFITVNHMLVRYGGTTELATFAVINKFMALVGMPIMGIVQGMQPIVGYNFGSKQFDRMSQAIKLAIRYGLSLSITLWLLIQLFPRFWVGMFTEDVTLLNEGSTAMRILFAISFVYGIQMIINGMYQSLAKARIALFLSLSRQTLYTIPLVLILPIFFGVQGVWFAFPIADLMAVLTAVVFAYRDRIMLFKPDAYTEPEAQEKAVQAK is encoded by the coding sequence ATGATGAATAAAAATACGGCTCGTTTGGGAGAAGCACCCATCAACAAACTCCTGATCGGCCTGTCGCTCCCGGCGATGATCGGGATGCTTGTGACTGCTCTCTATAATATTGTCGATACGATTTTTGTGGCACAAGGAATCGGGACGGTTGCCGTCGCGGCTGTCGGCATTGCGTTCCCCGTTCAGCTCGTCTTGATGGCCATCTCGAACTCGATTGGAATCGGCGGTGCGGCCATTGCTTCTCAGCGGCTTGGTCAAAAAAATCTGGCAGGTGCCAGTCGTGCCTATGCAAATGTCCTGATGACCGTTTTCGTCGTCAGTATGCTTGCGATTATCACGGCATTCATCTTCGTCGAACCGTTGTTACAGGTGTTCGGTGCCACACCGGAAATCATGCCATACAGTATTGATTTCCTCCGTGTCCTGTTACTCGGTTCCCCGTTCTTCATGTTGACGATGGCTTCGAGCGCCATGCTTCGGGCAGAAGGACGTGCCAGTTATCAGATGCGTGTCATGCTGACGACAGTCGCCATCAACATCGTCTTGACGCCCCTGTTTATTTTCGGACTCGACTGGGGCATTCAAGGGGCTGCACTTGGGACGGTCGTCGCGCAAATCGTCGGTTCCGTTCTGATTTTCAGGTTTTTCTTTACGAAAGCGAAAAAAACAAGTCTTGTCCTTGACCGTGAAGCCTTTCGGTTTGATCCCAAACTGGTCGGTCGGATGGGACAGATCGGCTCATCGTCTTTCATCATGCAAGTGTCACAGTCCATTTTATTCATCACCGTCAACCATATGCTCGTCCGCTACGGCGGTACGACGGAACTTGCGACCTTTGCCGTCATCAATAAGTTCATGGCACTTGTCGGAATGCCAATCATGGGAATCGTCCAAGGGATGCAGCCGATTGTCGGCTACAATTTCGGGTCGAAACAGTTTGATCGGATGTCACAAGCAATCAAACTGGCCATTCGCTACGGTTTGAGCCTGTCGATCACGCTTTGGCTGTTAATCCAGCTGTTCCCCCGTTTTTGGGTCGGAATGTTTACGGAAGATGTGACATTACTCAATGAAGGTTCGACCGCGATGCGGATTTTATTCGCAATTTCATTCGTTTACGGGATTCAGATGATCATCAACGGAATGTATCAATCACTTGCCAAGGCGCGGATCGCCTTGTTCCTGTCGCTCTCGCGGCAGACCTTATATACGATTCCACTCGTCCTGATTTTACCTATCTTTTTTGGAGTACAAGGGGTTTGGTTCGCCTTCCCGATTGCTGATTTAATGGCCGTTTTGACGGCTGTCGTTTTTGCCTACCGTGACCGGATCATGCTCTTTAAGCCCGATGCGTATACGGAACCTGAAGCACAAGAAAAAGCGGTACAGGCTAAATAA
- a CDS encoding response regulator transcription factor, which yields MAPTILIVEDDSKIARLLELELNHAGYATQVAFNGKDGLAAAENDIDLVLLDVMMPELSGFEVLRRLRGKNNPVPVILLTARGEVYDKVAGLDLGANDYVTKPFEIEELLARIRGLLRLTIRTAVETNQLHYADVLLDLDRHEAFRSDVPLDLTPREFDLLSYLMENKEHVLTREQILNRVWGYDYFGETNIVDVYIRYLRKKMDRSQSPLIQTVRGIGYVLREEKG from the coding sequence ATGGCACCGACCATCTTAATCGTCGAGGACGATTCAAAAATCGCCCGCCTACTTGAACTGGAATTAAACCACGCCGGATACGCGACGCAGGTCGCCTTCAACGGTAAAGATGGCTTAGCAGCTGCTGAGAACGACATCGATCTCGTCTTACTTGACGTGATGATGCCGGAGCTCAGCGGCTTCGAGGTGCTTCGGCGGCTTCGCGGAAAAAATAATCCGGTTCCCGTCATCCTGTTGACGGCACGAGGCGAAGTGTATGATAAGGTTGCCGGTCTTGATCTCGGTGCCAATGATTATGTGACGAAACCGTTTGAAATCGAGGAACTGTTGGCACGGATCCGCGGGTTACTCCGTTTGACGATACGTACAGCGGTCGAAACCAATCAGCTGCATTACGCCGATGTCTTACTCGATTTGGACCGGCATGAAGCGTTTCGAAGCGATGTTCCGCTTGATTTGACGCCACGTGAATTTGATTTGTTGTCTTATCTGATGGAAAACAAGGAACACGTCTTGACCCGTGAGCAAATCCTTAACCGGGTCTGGGGTTATGATTATTTCGGGGAAACGAATATCGTCGATGTCTACATCAGGTATTTACGCAAAAAAATGGACCGCAGCCAGTCTCCCCTCATTCAGACCGTTCGTGGCATTGGCTATGTTTTAAGGGAGGAGAAAGGATGA
- a CDS encoding cell wall metabolism sensor histidine kinase WalK, which yields MKLRTKLALSVTLFTTLLLLLSFLVVTYVVRDHLIESRFTQLEQAEELMEDDSTTRALLTLHEDSVVLSRNDGRWVIANDEEDDDSATVNGDVRARDLPGIPTNRDEPFKSGNWFGVVHQDQAYLFEDDTVDDTVSTLIFAFSIVLIVAVIIAFLSSFFIAYQTLRPLRQLGQTMERISDSGTLETVPEQQNDEIGQLGKVFNRMIGRVDQTMEQQRQFVADVSHEMKTPLTVIEGYAKLLKRWGKTNPDVLEESISNILNETHTMRSGLIEPMLELSRLGYGETTTETVDLKQLGTEVADRMHHAYDTAIPVDAIGTVTANHEALVRILTIFIDNAIKYAKDPEIRLRPDRLEVLDRGTSLSAEQRKRLFDRFYRLDEARDRSGSGLGLSIAAALAEHHHLSVGSEARPGGGSCFYITFH from the coding sequence ATGAAGTTACGAACCAAACTTGCGTTATCGGTGACGTTGTTCACGACCCTTTTATTGCTGTTGTCTTTTTTAGTCGTCACGTATGTCGTCCGTGACCATTTAATCGAATCCCGTTTCACACAACTCGAGCAGGCCGAGGAGCTGATGGAAGATGATTCGACGACCCGGGCATTATTGACACTTCATGAAGATTCCGTCGTCCTGTCCCGTAACGACGGACGTTGGGTGATTGCAAACGATGAAGAGGATGACGATTCCGCGACGGTCAACGGCGATGTCCGGGCACGCGATCTTCCCGGCATTCCGACAAACCGCGACGAACCGTTCAAATCCGGTAACTGGTTTGGCGTCGTCCATCAAGATCAGGCGTATCTGTTTGAAGACGACACGGTGGACGATACGGTCTCGACGCTGATTTTCGCCTTCTCGATCGTCCTGATCGTCGCCGTCATCATCGCTTTTCTCAGCAGTTTTTTCATCGCCTATCAAACGTTGCGTCCACTTCGTCAACTCGGTCAGACGATGGAACGGATTTCCGACTCCGGTACACTTGAGACTGTTCCGGAACAGCAAAATGATGAAATCGGACAGCTCGGAAAAGTCTTTAACCGGATGATCGGACGTGTCGATCAAACAATGGAACAGCAACGGCAGTTCGTCGCGGATGTCTCGCATGAGATGAAGACGCCGCTGACCGTCATCGAAGGGTATGCGAAACTGCTGAAGCGCTGGGGCAAGACAAATCCTGATGTCCTCGAAGAATCCATCAGTAACATTCTGAACGAAACGCACACGATGCGGAGTGGACTGATTGAACCGATGCTCGAATTATCCCGCCTCGGCTATGGTGAAACGACGACGGAGACGGTTGACTTGAAGCAGCTCGGGACGGAAGTCGCGGACCGGATGCACCATGCCTATGACACTGCTATTCCAGTCGATGCCATCGGAACCGTCACAGCGAATCATGAAGCACTTGTCCGAATTTTGACGATTTTCATCGATAATGCGATCAAATATGCCAAAGATCCGGAAATCCGTCTTCGACCGGACCGGCTCGAAGTGCTTGACCGTGGAACCTCATTATCTGCGGAGCAGCGCAAGCGTCTGTTCGATCGGTTTTACCGGCTCGATGAAGCCCGTGACCGGTCCGGCAGCGGTCTTGGTCTGTCGATTGCTGCTGCACTGGCGGAACATCATCATCTGTCCGTTGGCAGTGAAGCTCGTCCCGGTGGCGGAAGTTGTTTTTACATCACCTTCCATTGA
- a CDS encoding NADH-dependent flavin oxidoreductase, translating into MANEKMFDTFTLPNGVTLKNRIMMAPMTNYAAEENGEVSEAELAYYAARSGGVGAVITACANVTADGQGFPNEFGAERDELIPSLKRLATTIQNQGAKAILQIFHAGRMAPPELVGGQTVSASAVAPEREGAMTPRALEAAEVEAIIEAFGQATRRAMEAGFDGVEIHGANTYLIQQFVSPHSNRREDKWGGSLEKRLAFPLAVVDAVEAVAKKDPSFIVGYRFSPEEVENPGITLDDTMQLVDALAKKDLDYLHVSVMDFFAGSIRDQNETRSPISLVQERVGQHVPVIGVGSLHTPEEVERSLEVVPLVALGRELIMEPKWVEKVEAGETESIRTELDPSAQSELVVPDALWQGITSRPGWFPIKQTTK; encoded by the coding sequence ATGGCTAATGAAAAGATGTTTGATACGTTTACACTTCCAAACGGAGTGACCCTTAAAAACCGGATTATGATGGCGCCGATGACGAACTACGCGGCGGAAGAAAACGGTGAAGTTTCAGAAGCGGAGCTTGCATACTACGCAGCACGTTCAGGTGGAGTCGGTGCAGTCATTACAGCATGTGCCAACGTCACAGCAGACGGTCAAGGATTCCCGAACGAGTTTGGCGCAGAGCGCGATGAATTGATTCCGAGCCTGAAACGTCTCGCTACAACAATCCAAAATCAAGGCGCAAAAGCGATTCTGCAAATTTTCCACGCGGGTCGTATGGCACCACCGGAACTCGTCGGCGGACAAACAGTCAGCGCAAGTGCAGTAGCACCAGAACGTGAAGGCGCAATGACACCACGTGCACTGGAAGCAGCAGAAGTCGAAGCGATCATCGAAGCATTCGGTCAAGCAACACGCCGTGCGATGGAAGCCGGATTTGACGGAGTGGAAATTCATGGTGCGAACACGTACTTAATTCAACAATTCGTTTCTCCGCACTCGAACCGTCGTGAGGACAAATGGGGCGGAAGTCTTGAAAAACGTCTTGCTTTCCCATTAGCTGTCGTCGATGCCGTCGAAGCCGTTGCAAAAAAAGATCCATCGTTTATCGTCGGTTATCGTTTCTCACCGGAAGAAGTTGAAAATCCGGGAATTACACTCGATGATACGATGCAACTCGTTGATGCACTTGCGAAAAAAGATCTCGACTACCTGCATGTTTCCGTCATGGACTTCTTTGCAGGATCGATTCGTGATCAAAACGAAACACGTTCGCCAATCAGTCTCGTACAAGAACGTGTCGGTCAACACGTTCCGGTCATCGGTGTCGGTTCACTCCATACACCGGAAGAAGTCGAGCGTTCACTTGAAGTCGTGCCACTCGTCGCTCTTGGCCGTGAGTTAATCATGGAACCAAAATGGGTTGAAAAAGTAGAAGCTGGCGAAACGGAATCGATTCGGACAGAACTCGATCCGTCGGCACAGTCTGAACTCGTCGTGCCGGATGCACTATGGCAGGGAATCACGAGCCGTCCAGGCTGGTTCCCAATCAAACAAACAACAAAATAA
- a CDS encoding 3'-5' exonuclease has protein sequence MERYTLAIDFETANRNSRSICAFGWSVLSAGKVLTSKQVLINPEEDFDASNIRVHGIRPSDVWDAPALPEAMAAHGLFELIEQAELVVAHNAAFDMGALQKAVQKYDLYQMPTFQYGCTVKLSRKLYPWLPNHKLNTMAEFLGVSFKHHDAKEDAYICALLLQDMFDRTNMDHPVELHRFCGVRMGEVAY, from the coding sequence ATGGAACGTTATACACTGGCGATTGATTTTGAAACAGCGAACCGGAACAGCCGCAGCATCTGTGCCTTTGGCTGGTCTGTTTTATCCGCTGGGAAAGTCCTCACAAGCAAGCAGGTCTTAATCAATCCGGAAGAAGACTTTGATGCCAGTAATATCCGTGTCCACGGCATTCGCCCGAGTGACGTCTGGGATGCACCGGCCTTACCGGAAGCAATGGCGGCACACGGCTTGTTTGAATTAATTGAACAGGCCGAGCTCGTCGTTGCCCATAATGCAGCTTTCGATATGGGTGCGCTCCAAAAAGCGGTTCAAAAATATGACTTATATCAAATGCCGACATTTCAGTATGGTTGTACGGTCAAATTGTCACGGAAGCTTTATCCGTGGTTGCCGAACCATAAGCTAAATACGATGGCGGAGTTTTTAGGTGTATCTTTTAAGCATCACGATGCGAAGGAAGATGCCTACATCTGTGCGTTATTACTGCAGGATATGTTCGACCGGACGAACATGGATCATCCCGTTGAACTGCACCGTTTTTGTGGTGTCCGAATGGGTGAAGTCGCTTACTGA
- a CDS encoding MMPL family transporter → MERFGQYVVRFRKGISVTWVVLLLILGYFAVQLPDQLKGNGFTRDGEFQQVERTLEKEFKQDPHQIIVLFEGKTETIRQEMQRHVTAFRTIQGVGQVIGAQENPEALKDGKGYVSIGIPDIDPSWVKAVQEKLDPQDGNTIRLTGEPLIVDDLNTASKNDLVRAELIGVPAALLVLFLVFGTPLAAILPLIMGLVTFIFGAGTLYFIAGQQELSIFVLNAVAMISLALGIDFSLLYVNRFREERAAGRSITAAAEVSVATAGRSILFSGICVFVGLAGLLVIDVDVFQAVAIGTLVSVLGAVISAVTLLPALLALLGGSLETGRIFKADSEQGEVRWRKLARFVMKRPVAITLFSLLLLLPCLIPLRDLELNIPQASALPEDYESRLAFEAWEKTFGDDGTDAVVLLKADFQTEQGVEKLEALTTRLEADDGVSSVISATALAEANGQTVTQLAANEQGKEQLAPLIAFDQGVARINVKLTGDPGDKSSQKWVRDVRDQGYQVGGPAAFNQEIYDEIYSKMPLALGLVLLATFIILLFAFQSILIPIKAILMNLLSLGATFGLLVILFESGWVFPAETIGILTPVFIFSLVFGLSMDYEVFLVSRMEEYYDETGDNDLATEMGLAKTSKIITSAALIMIVVTGAFAFTGVSPIKQLGVGIALAIFIDATIVRMFLVPALMKLFGHWNWWWPGGRRKRKYRI, encoded by the coding sequence ATGGAACGTTTTGGTCAATACGTAGTGCGTTTTCGAAAAGGCATCAGCGTTACCTGGGTGGTGCTGTTGCTGATTCTTGGTTATTTTGCGGTGCAACTCCCGGATCAGCTGAAGGGAAACGGCTTTACACGGGACGGAGAGTTTCAACAAGTCGAACGCACGTTAGAAAAAGAATTTAAGCAGGACCCACACCAAATCATCGTTTTGTTTGAAGGGAAAACAGAAACCATCCGGCAGGAGATGCAGCGTCACGTCACGGCGTTTCGGACCATCCAAGGAGTGGGACAGGTTATCGGTGCCCAGGAAAATCCGGAAGCTTTAAAAGACGGAAAAGGATATGTCTCGATCGGGATACCGGACATTGACCCTTCCTGGGTGAAGGCGGTGCAGGAAAAACTGGATCCGCAAGACGGCAATACGATTCGACTGACAGGAGAGCCGTTGATCGTCGACGATTTGAATACCGCATCGAAAAATGATTTGGTCCGGGCGGAATTGATTGGCGTACCGGCAGCGTTACTTGTCTTATTTCTTGTTTTCGGGACGCCGCTTGCTGCCATCTTGCCGCTCATCATGGGACTCGTCACGTTCATCTTTGGAGCCGGAACGTTGTATTTCATCGCCGGACAACAGGAATTGTCCATCTTTGTCTTAAATGCCGTAGCGATGATTTCACTGGCCCTCGGAATCGATTTTTCCCTGCTTTACGTCAACCGGTTCCGGGAAGAACGGGCAGCCGGAAGGTCGATTACGGCAGCAGCGGAAGTTTCGGTTGCGACGGCCGGACGATCGATTTTATTTTCCGGGATTTGTGTGTTCGTCGGACTGGCGGGCTTACTTGTCATTGATGTCGATGTGTTTCAAGCAGTTGCGATCGGCACGCTGGTTTCGGTACTGGGCGCCGTCATCAGCGCTGTGACCTTACTTCCGGCCCTGCTCGCACTACTCGGGGGCAGTCTGGAAACAGGGCGGATTTTTAAAGCGGATTCGGAGCAGGGGGAAGTCCGATGGCGTAAGCTCGCCCGGTTCGTCATGAAACGTCCGGTTGCCATCACCCTTTTTTCACTCCTTCTTCTTTTGCCGTGTTTAATTCCGTTGCGCGATTTGGAACTGAACATTCCGCAAGCAAGCGCGTTACCGGAAGATTATGAATCACGCCTCGCTTTTGAAGCGTGGGAAAAAACCTTTGGCGACGATGGGACCGATGCCGTCGTCTTGCTAAAAGCTGATTTTCAAACGGAACAAGGTGTCGAAAAACTGGAAGCGTTGACGACACGACTCGAAGCAGATGACGGAGTAAGCAGTGTCATTTCAGCGACGGCGCTGGCGGAAGCGAATGGACAGACCGTGACCCAGCTTGCTGCGAACGAACAGGGAAAAGAACAGTTGGCGCCTTTGATTGCGTTTGATCAAGGAGTTGCCCGGATCAATGTCAAGCTGACGGGAGATCCGGGAGACAAGAGTTCACAAAAATGGGTCCGCGACGTGCGGGACCAAGGATACCAGGTCGGGGGACCGGCAGCCTTTAATCAGGAAATCTATGATGAAATCTACTCGAAAATGCCGCTCGCGCTAGGTCTTGTCTTACTTGCGACATTCATCATCCTGTTGTTTGCGTTCCAGTCGATTTTGATTCCGATCAAAGCCATCTTGATGAATCTGCTCAGCCTCGGAGCAACATTTGGTCTGCTCGTCATTTTATTTGAATCGGGCTGGGTTTTCCCGGCCGAAACAATCGGTATCTTAACCCCTGTGTTCATCTTCTCGCTTGTTTTCGGATTATCGATGGACTACGAAGTATTCCTCGTCTCACGAATGGAAGAATACTACGATGAGACCGGGGATAATGACCTCGCAACGGAAATGGGACTGGCGAAGACGAGTAAAATCATCACCTCCGCCGCCTTGATCATGATTGTCGTCACCGGTGCATTTGCGTTTACCGGCGTCAGTCCGATTAAACAGCTTGGTGTCGGAATTGCTTTGGCGATTTTCATTGACGCGACGATCGTCCGGATGTTCCTTGTTCCGGCACTGATGAAGCTGTTCGGACACTGGAACTGGTGGTGGCCGGGCGGACGGCGAAAACGAAAATACCGGATCTGA